The sequence GCAGAAGAGTTAGACTCTGAAAGTGAAACAACATATTCAGAAGCCGCAAAGAGTATCGAAGCAGAAATACTCTCCTGTAAATGCGATTCCGACATCAGTCAAAAAGGAGAACTCAAAGAGGCAGACATCATCTTTTTAGATTTTGAAAATGACCCTGAAAAGGGGATTTCAATCTGTAAAGAAGTAATCAATTCAGCAGGCAAAGGCAAAAAAGTTATCTTATCATCCAAAAACATAACCAAACCTATCTTGATGAAAGCGCTATCGAATGGAATAAACGATATCATTGTCAAACCAACGACTACGGAAACTGTAGTTAAAAAAGTTCAAATGAATATGGAGCAATAGAATGTCTTTTCAGATAAGTGAAAAAATAAAGAAGATAATCGATCAGATAAATGCGCTTCTTATAGCAGACAGCGATGATTCAGCATTCAACAAGGAACTAAATGAAAAACTTATCGAGTTAAAATCAGCCCTTGAAAAATGTGATGATAAAAGCCTTCATAGTTTAATCGATAAATTGAATAAGCTCATCGAATATGAAGAAAAAAGCAGTAATTCATCGAATTCAGGTTATGAAGAATATATCAATCAAGTAAAATTGGTCATCTCAGAAATTGAAAATGGTTCTAATGATAAATCATCTGAACTTATTGATAATGATACAAAAAAAGAGGAAGACACCCTTATTGACTTTTCCGAAGAGGATTATGAACTTTACAATGATTTTATAGCTGAAGCATTAGAACATCTTCAAAACATTGAAGAATCAGTAATAGGGCTTGAAAACAACAGTTGTGATGAAGAGCTTCTCAATAGTATATTTCGCGCCTTTCACACCATAAAGGGCAATTCAGCATTCTTGAATCTAACCAAAATGAATATTCTTGCCCACAAATCAGAAAACCTTCTCGATGCAGTAAGACAGAATAAGATCAATTACAATCCTTCCATAGCTGATGTCATCTTGGAATCAGTAGATATTCTTAAAAAAATGATCTCTACGCTGACAGAAAGCATAAAACAAAAAAAATCGTTTAAAGAAGAAACTGAAATAAACGAAATTATCGCAAAAATCGAGCAAGCATTGAATGAATCTTCACCTACCACTTCAAGGGAAGAAAAAGAAAACTTAATTTCAGAGGAAAATAAAGAATCCCTCAATGAAACTGATGATAATAAACAAAGGGGAAAACAATTTACACTTTTTTCAGAAGAATCAGACAAAAGTTTTCTTTCTGATTTCATTGAAGAATGCAATGAATATATCAGCAATGCTGAAGCATCACTCTTAGAGCTTGAAACTGACCCTAATGACAAAGAAGCAATAAATACAATATTTAGAGCTTTTCATACAATCAAAGGAACTTCATCGTTTCTTGGGATCACACCAATTTCTGAACTTAGCCATAAGGTTGAATCACTATTAATTCCAGTACGAGACGGAAAAAAATCATTCAGCGAAACCTATGCCGACATTTCCCTTCAAGCCATTGATTATTTAAAGGAACTGCTGAAATTAATTCAAATATCAATCGATGGAGGGAATATAGAAGAGCCGGAAGGATTTATAAATTTCTTGAAAAAATTAGACAACCCTGAAGAACTGTTATCAGTTAAAAAGATTGAAAGCGATGTACCGCGACTTGGCGAAATTCTTGTTGGTGAAGGCAAAATCTCAAAGGAGGATTTAGAATCTGCAGCATCAAAAGAAGGAAACGAGCCAATAGGGGTTAAATTGGTCAAAACAGGAGTTGCATCAGTAAAAGATGTTGCACAAGCAATAAGAAAACAGAAAAAAATTTCAGAAGTATTTCAGTCTCAGGACTCTTCTGTAAGGGTACGCACCGACCGTCTTGACAGACTTATTGATATGGTAGGAGAATTGGTAATTGCCCACTCAATGGTCGTGCAGGACACAACATCGCTCACACAACAATCAGAACTGCAAAAAAAACTTTCTCATTGCGGAAAAATTGTAAGAGAATTGCAGGATCTTAGTCTCGCAATTAGAATGGTCCCATTAAAGCCTACATTTCAAAAAATGACACGCCTCGTTCGAGACCTTTCAAGAAAAAGCGGAAAAGCCATTAACTTCATCACAAATGGAGAAGAAACAGAAATTGACAGAAATATGGTCGATATCCTTAATGACCCTCTTGTGCATTTGCTGAGAAACGCAGTTGACCATGGCATAGAAGACAAGGAAACAAGGCAAAAGATGGGAAAAGAGGGAACAGGCACTGTGAAGCTTATCGCCTACCACTCGGGAGGTAATGTCGTATTGGAAATCATTGATGACGGGAAAGGTCTGGACAAAGAAAAAATCATTAACAAAGCCATAAACAAGG is a genomic window of Candidatus Schekmanbacteria bacterium containing:
- a CDS encoding chemotaxis protein CheA — translated: MSFQISEKIKKIIDQINALLIADSDDSAFNKELNEKLIELKSALEKCDDKSLHSLIDKLNKLIEYEEKSSNSSNSGYEEYINQVKLVISEIENGSNDKSSELIDNDTKKEEDTLIDFSEEDYELYNDFIAEALEHLQNIEESVIGLENNSCDEELLNSIFRAFHTIKGNSAFLNLTKMNILAHKSENLLDAVRQNKINYNPSIADVILESVDILKKMISTLTESIKQKKSFKEETEINEIIAKIEQALNESSPTTSREEKENLISEENKESLNETDDNKQRGKQFTLFSEESDKSFLSDFIEECNEYISNAEASLLELETDPNDKEAINTIFRAFHTIKGTSSFLGITPISELSHKVESLLIPVRDGKKSFSETYADISLQAIDYLKELLKLIQISIDGGNIEEPEGFINFLKKLDNPEELLSVKKIESDVPRLGEILVGEGKISKEDLESAASKEGNEPIGVKLVKTGVASVKDVAQAIRKQKKISEVFQSQDSSVRVRTDRLDRLIDMVGELVIAHSMVVQDTTSLTQQSELQKKLSHCGKIVRELQDLSLAIRMVPLKPTFQKMTRLVRDLSRKSGKAINFITNGEETEIDRNMVDILNDPLVHLLRNAVDHGIEDKETRQKMGKEGTGTVKLIAYHSGGNVVLEIIDDGKGLDKEKIINKAINKGIFTGKENLSDNEIFNCIFEPGFSTAEKITDISGRGVGLDVVKKNIESLRGKIIISSEKGKGCKFTIRLPLTMAITDGMIIKCGNHRFIIPTINISMSFKLEENMISTIAGKGEIINLRNQIYPFFRLSEIFKIPPDIKSVDEGIAIIINDTQNPYILLVDGILGQQQVVAKSLGNHFINLPSVSGGAILADGRVGLILDTSGLFQMAKETKRKRTVNL